CCTCTGGCCCTCAGAAGCATCGTCGAGAAGCGACAGCGCTTTGGAGGCGCTGTTCGCTccgacgtcctcctctttGGCACAGCAAACAGCACTGCTCTCACCGTCGGGGGAGCTCACCGCTTCCAACGCCACTGTTGGCACAGCATTGAGGCCAAAGTGGACCGATGGAACTGTTGTTCGTGTCACTGATAACCGTGATCGATTGATTGTCGTTTAGCCACACCATCACTGTAACACCTCCTATCCTCCCCAGCTTGCCAGAGCCGTTCGCCTTGTGTTTGTAAACAATCACATTACGTAGGCTACAATAGAAGGAAGTGTGAAAGTGTCCTGCACCGCCTGTTCCCGGACGGACCGCCACGCGCTTACTTGGTGGCGTCGACAGTGGCACTAGAGTCAGTCTTGTTGCTCTCGGGTACAATGGTAACACTCACATGACACCACAGGCGGTGCGGTTGCCAGCGTGCCCGGTCGTCTTCGAGTCCGCAAACCCGCCGCGACCGAGGTCATCCGCACCCGagtggacgacgacaccgCGCCCAAGGATGGTGCGGCGCCCACAAAGAGTAATAACGCGGTCGGTAAAGTCAATCTTGGCGTGGCcgctgtcgtcgacctcaacgTTCCCGAGGTCACCAACGTGGCGGATGCGGTCGGTCGGTGCGCCGTGCGTGCGGTTGAAGGGGTTGTAGTGACCGCCAGTCGACGCGCAGCCGTCCGTGTAGATGTCGCCGGACGTGTGGATGTGGAAACCGTGCTTACCGGGGGTGAAGGCGTTGAGCTGGTGTCAACAACAATAGGACAATGGATAGGTACCTCGCCAGTGATGTGAACCTCGTCACTGCCAGCCTGCTGAGTAAAGTAGACGGTGCCGTTGCCGGGGCCGGGTCCCTTGAGGCTGACCATGGCCTGGAGTTAGCATGGGGGGCTTTGAGAGGGGAAACAAGGTGGAGGGACGCACCTTGGTGGTGTCGGTGCAGGCGTAGCCCGCAAAGGTGGCGGGGATTGCGAGGAGAGCAAGAAGGGGAGCGAGCATGACTGTGCAAGGTGTGAGTGTTTGAAGGGGGCAGTAAAGAGTTGAGTAGTGGGTGAAAAGGAAATGGCGCAATCGCGTTGTTATAAGTGTGTAAGGGGGTGTGTATGAGGAAGTGCCTTTAGAGTAGTGTAAGGAGCTGTTGTCCGATAAACTCGGTGACTGTCTCATCAGTTCAACTGGTTGCTGTGCCTTGAGGATTCCAAGACTAAGCACAGCACAAAGAGGGCTATGATTCTAGTGAGATTGTATTAAGAGTCTAATCTAGTACTGTAATCTAGTCTGACATTGCAGTCCAAACAATTGATCAATTGATCAATTGAGACTCTCGCGTAGTGTGGTCCTGTAGTCCTGTAGTCCTCTGGTCCTGTGGGCAGCTGGGCAGGATCTGGTAGTCACACGCGGCACGGCATTCAGATCCTGAAACAAAACAACATTCACTCAATCTGCTCCCTCATACCGCACAGTGTGCCGACCAGGTTACACCAGCTCCAGGCTCTGGTCGTGCACCAAACGATGGAACCAGAGGGGTGGTTTGAGCAAAACACGTCTAAAAGTCAATACTGTCCATTTCCCCTTTAGCTTTATTCATTCTCCCTTCACACCCCTGCCAACTGGACCTGGAACGCGACTCAAATTACCATCCAACAGTCAAACTGTTCACAGGACCAAACTAATTGTGCCTGTTAGATCGTTAGATTCACTGACGAAATGAGGGGATTTGGGCGAGATCCAAAGCAATCAAGCAGTCAAACATACCGCTTTTGACTTAGGCCTGAGTCCCTGCGTCACAACCCACGGCACGTGTCCCACAGGGGTACGGGGAGCTCGTGGTCCCGGCTGTACCTCGACTAGCACTATTAATATTACTATGGGGGTAGTCTCTGGATCTCCTGTTCAAGCAGCCAACCACAGCTCGACGCCCAACAGCGCGTACTCGAAGAGATGCTCGCAGCCTTGAATATACAAGCATTCCCACTCCATTTCCCTTTCCGTTTCCCACTGGCTACCAAGTTCCGCTTTTCTTTCTGCTGACGGCTCGGCAGAGACACAGAGACACGCTCCCCGCTGACCAGTGGAGACCACCCAACTCTCAACGGCTCCCACCCTAACTTGCCACTCCGAGAGCAGTCCGCTCACCCCTCGCTCGGCCGTTCACCACGCGCGGTACATTTCGGACAGCACCTGCATTTTAAACCAACATCCAACCTGATCGATCAGATATACGGACATGTTTCCGATCTCCGCCCTGAATCTTATCACCTGGCACGGGCGCCGGGAAAACATTTACGAGTCAGGCCGACACGGGCTCATAGAGTCCTGGTTTGTGGCTTACATCGATGGCGTTATCACTCGACTTTTGCTTGCGCCATCTAGGCATGCACCATCTCTACTCGCTCGAACCGAGCCTCGCATCAAATGGTACGAACAAACGGGCACGTCATGCAAGACAACAGACCAAGTTTATATCATCCACTCCATCACACCATCTTGAAACTCACCCACACTCATTACCATGTCATCACCAGCAATCATCTTTGAATCACCGTACCCTCAACCGTTCCTCCCGAACACCAGCGTGTTCCACTACCTCTTTCCCGATGTTGTTGGCGGTTCTCCCCTCGCCCCACTCGACCCATCCCTCCCAGCTTACATCGACGGGTTGGACGGGCGCGTCCTGACCCGCGCAGACGTGGTGGACGGCGCACTGCGTTTCGCAACCGGCGTGCGTTCTCTCGGCGTGGGACGCGGTGACATTGCCCTCTTGTGGGGCCTCAACTCGCTCGAGTGGGCGCGCGCAATGTATGGCTCTTTCGCCGCGGGCTTGACAGTGTCCCCAGCGAATGCAGGCTAGTAGGTTTTTGGGAGAGGCAGGTGGGGTTAGCCAGCGCCCCCCGTCCAAGAGATAGTCGGGTCAACCAGCGCCCCCCGTCCCCGGGTCTTAATTCCGGATACATGTTGACAGCAGCTCGGCCGGCGAAATCGCACACCAGATCAACGACTCGGGCGCCTCGatcctcttcctctgccccaccctccttccAGTGCTGGAGAAGGCACGGCCGCTCCTCAAGCGCGCGTTTCCAGCCGACCGCGtcgttctcctcgcccgcgagACCTCGGGCACTCACCATACCGTTGCCGATCTCATCGCCTCAGAGCCTGGAGAGGCGGAGCGGTTCGACGGCGTGCAAGCGCACAACACGGCCATCATGTGTTACTCGTCCGGCACAACTGGTCTTGCAAAGGGCGTCGAGACAACGCACCACAACCTCACGTCCGAGCTGCAGGCGCTCAACGCTGGTTCGCGCCAGCTCATCAGCGGCGAAGACGTAatcctcggcgtcctcccCTTCTCGCACATCTACGGGCTTGGGATGAACTTTCTCCAGCCCGCAGCTAAAGGATgtcccgtcgtcgtcctcccgCGCTTCAACGAGATTCCTGCCCTCGAAGCGATCCAGAAATATCGCATTACCCATGCGCTCATCGTCCCCCCCATTGTGGTTACGCTCCTCAACTCGAAGAATGTACCCAACTACGACCTGACCTCACTCAAGACAGTTGTGAGCGGTGCCGCCCCGCTCGGAGGAGAGATCGCCGACGCGTTCGCCAAGCTCATTCCCGGCGTAATCATGCTCCAGGCGTACGGCAACACCGAAACCTCGCCCGTTGTTATGACGGCTCACGCCCATGAGTTCGCCGAGACGCCAGGCAGCGTCGCGACGTGCGGTAAGCTCCTCCCGACGTACCAGGCTCGCGTTGTTTCGGAATCCGGGGCGGATGTGGGTATCAACGAGCGGGGCGAGCTCTGGGTTCGCGGTCCCACAATCATGAAGGGATACCTGAACAATCCCGAGGCAACAGCCAAGGCCATTGTCCACGGAGGATGGTACCGTACCGGCGACGTGGTTGTCGTCAACCAAGGGGGATGGTACGAGGTCGTGGACCGGGTCAAGGAACTCATCAAGTACAAGGGATTCCAGGTTCCTccggccgagctcgaggccctcctcctccagcatCCCGAGGTTGTCGATGTCGGCGTGATTGGGATCTACGACAAGTCTCAAGCTACCGAGCTGCCGCGCGCCTATCTCGTTACGAGGGACAAGTTGGACGCGAGGCGTGAGGCCGCGCTTGGCAAGCACGTGGCCGAGTGGGTTGCGGGCCGGGTTGCAAACCACAAGAAGCTCCGTGGTGGGGTACGGATCATCGAGGCTATTCCCAAGAGTGCGTCGGGCAAGATCCTGCGTAAGGAGCTCAGGGTgcttgccgaggctgagcccaaggtcgaggGGCGGTCGCGGTTGTAGGCGCCTCGCATCATTTCCTCACGTGTATTAATAGCATTGAGCATTGCATATGTATTGGGATTCTGTGcaagatgaggaggaggaggaggaggaggaggaggaggaggaggaggaggaggaggaggaggaggaggaggaggaggaggaggaggaggaggaggaggaggaggaggaggaggaggaggaggaggaggaggaggaggaggaggaggaggagaggccAGACCCGACCGCCGATTGATTGATTGACCGGTAAAAGTACATGTCGTGCGGGCgagagggcgagagggCGAGAGAGAGGTAGAGACGCCGAGATGTGGACCGAAGTCAACTCGTTCTTCACCACCCTTCAGTCAGTCGCATCCCCATGGACGGACCTCAGAACATTGCTTGCAGACCTGCCTCGCTCACTGTAACTCACTACCCGAGCGCATTCCTCCCCGCTTCTGGTCCCAGCCTGggacctcggcgccaccaACATCCAAAACGATTCCCCACCAGGGAGTTGAACCCTGCTCTTTCGCGGTGGTTTCCTGCtccgacgtcgacgacgccgaggaggctcTCTCTGCTGAGAGGCGAATATACTAACCGATATACTAGTGAGGAGATGGTTATCACGTCTGAGGGCACACATACGTTGCGGCTCCGCTCCTGGCTCGGAGCAGGGTAGGACTGCTTACGGTGCTGGATCTTGAATTCTGGATCAGGAGAAAGACAATAAATCCACGCCGGTTCGCGGGAGGCGGGGTACGTCTATGATCGCGTCGGGTTTTGAGGGAGCGACCAGCATCGGGGATCGATCTGCTCGGATTCCGCGATGAGGGGCAGTCCTGAATGAATTGCCAGCGGTCACGAGTCCGCAAAAGCCGAGAGAAAACAGCTTTCTGCAAAGAGACGGGCGTTGGCATGGGCAGAAGTGTTAGCTGACAGGGCTTGGCTCGTCTGGTGCCGTCAGCAGATGTCCGACatcgaggttgaggttgtgAAAGTGGCGGAATGGGTCGCGGAACTACTCGAGCCTTCACTGTGGATCTGAATGGTGCCCAATACATCCCATGGCCAGGCTTGTGTACAAGCCCACTATAGCATCTAAACATTCTACACATACACTCATCCCAACTCCTATTACGCCGCAGGCACCGAGCCCGAGTTGTCGGCACACGTCCATGGCCCATTAGTCGAGCCTGTCTTGATGAGATCCGTAACAGCGGCGTACATTCCGCCGACGACAAAGAAGATACCGGCAACCAAGATGAAGACGTTGACCGCGAGCATGCGGTACGACCGCTGGTCTTTTGGCGTGTAACGCCAGTGGTCGTGCCACCAGATAAGTGGGAAGACGATAATTGTCGTCTGGGGAGTAAACAGCGATCCGATGAGGCCGACAATTGCGCCAAACGTAGGAATCGCCGAGCCTAGAATATACGCGACCCCGACGACGGTGGTCGTGCATCCAAACCATGTGATCCAGTGACGCTTGGTCGGTTGCGAGATGTGTTTTGTGCCCTGGAGGATGCGGACGAAGAGGAACTTTGCGGCCATGTGGGCATAGATGCACAGCGAGACCAGAAGGGCTGGGATCGCGAGCCCGTAACAAATCCGTTTTAGGAGGACACCGGCGGATCCGAGGGCGGGAGACGAGACGTGTTTACCGCAGAACCAGTAGACGACCGATCCAATGACGATGTACAGTGCAGCGCAGAGGGTGACGCTAATTGCCATCATGCGGTTGTGCATGCGCGGGTCGCGCATCTCGCTAATAATACCCCAATATGTCGGGGTGGCGGCGTACGCGTAAAGGACATTGGTGATGGCACTGATACCGCCGACAGCGGTGGCCGATTCAAAGAGCTTAAAGTCCTTGTCCCATGGTCCGGTTTGCGGAGCAGCAGCCGGCCGGTCATTAACGCCAACAGCGACGGTGAGGGTAAGGACTGATGCGAGGATCGAGACCATGCCGACCCAGCCGAGCCACGTAATGTTGCCGAGAGTCTTGATGGACGTAAGCATCcagccgacgacggcgctcgccgcgatGAAGACGGCCGTGCATGTCCCGTGCATTGACACGGCGTTGAGCGCCGTGCTTACTGCCAcgatggccgaggcggacaCAAAGACAAAGTTGATGACAAAGACGGCGCTGAAGACTTCCCGGCCGACGCGACCGAATAACACCTCGCCAATGTCCGCGTAGCCGTACACCTGGGGATGGTTGAGCTTGAAGCCCTGGATGTATGTTGCGGTCCACATGACCAAGATTGCCATGGCCACCAGGAGGATGATACCGGGAATCAGGCCGATCGTCATGAACACGAACGGGATCTGCaggatgccgaggccgacgttGGCCTTGGTCATGAGCACGAAcgtgccgccgaggccgacctggggttagcgcCTGATGTTACTAGCTCGGTGGAGATCGCGCGTGGATGCAAGTACGGTGAGCGCATCACGAGCATCCCTGATTTGCCGAGCAGCAATTCAGATAAACTGAATGTTGCAGAGCTGGAGCTGGTGCACCAGTGTGCATCCAGCGCGACTCGTCTTCAATGACACTTGCACCGCGCCGTCTCGACGTCTCTACTCGAGGGCCGCGCAACATCCGATCGGATATCTTGATGCTGTCCGTGCACCGATTGGAGGCAAGTTCCGGATCTCCAGGCACGCCTGGTATCGGCCAAACATtttcctcctccctcgcccGACTCTCCCTCCGAGTTCGAGCAGGCGTTTTAAAAGTGAAGATGTGAGGTGGTGATGTAGTGATGCGAGAAACATGGACAGTGTTCCCAGTGTAGGAGGGAGATAGAGACACTCACGCCGCGAAAGTTGGGTCCGCCTTCTGTGATCTCGCCGAACACGGCGTCCTGGATAACGCCTGGCTGATCCTCAGTGACCTTGACGTCGGCCTGGTATGCCTTCTGGCCGTCGCTGGGGCTCATGCCGTCGCTGGAGCTCTTGCCCATGATGGCTGCTTGTGATGAGGGAGTGTACGATGGTAAAGATCACAACAAGAATCTACCACCCCAGACTCCAGACTCGGATTTTGAGCGCTCAACAGCCTGAGATGCCTCGCCGACTCCAGACTCGAAGCTTTGAGCGCTCAAGGTCCTAGATGCCCCGCAGCCTGCAGCCCGAAGCCAAGCCAAAACCGGCACTTGTCGACTCAGGAACGGGCCTAGCGCATGTTTTTCAGGTCAATTCTATCCCGGCGGCAAGTATTTCCCCGCGGTTTGCCCGCACACGGACTTTGAAAAACGGAATCGTAGGCCTAGCAGACTGGCCCCGCAGGGCTGACTAGAGACAGACTCGAGGGGCACAATGGACAATGGACATTGGGATAGACTGGGAGTGGGCACACTTCTCCATGAGAAGGGGGCTTGGCGAAAACAAGGAATCCGTTAGCCTGTGTACTCCTTACAAGCATCACCCATACTTGCTCACAATGTCCCGATCGGTCACGTGGTATAGCGGAGAACTGACTGGCGGTCCCATGGCTGTGGGGTGCGAGCAGACTCATGAACGCGAGTGAGGAGCAAggagtgaggaggttggCAACAGTGCTGTATCGGTACGCGTTTCCAACAACAACATATCCTCGCTAGTATATCGGTTAGTATATTCGCCTCTCAGTAGAGAGTAGCCAGAATGTCTTAGGACTGTGGCGTAACCGCGAAAGAGCAGGGTTCAACTCCCTGGCG
Above is a genomic segment from Cutaneotrichosporon cavernicola HIS019 DNA, chromosome: 1 containing:
- a CDS encoding uncharacterized protein (AMP-binding enzyme C-terminal domain), coding for MSSPAIIFESPYPQPFLPNTSVFHYLFPDVVGGSPLAPLDPSLPAYIDGLDGRVLTRADVVDGALRFATGVRSLGVGRGDIALLWGLNSLEWARAMYGSFAAGLTVSPANAGYSAGEIAHQINDSGASILFLCPTLLPVLEKARPLLKRAFPADRVVLLARETSGTHHTVADLIASEPGEAERFDGVQAHNTAIMCYSSGTTGLAKGVETTHHNLTSELQALNAGSRQLISGEDVILGVLPFSHIYGLGMNFLQPAAKGCPVVVLPRFNEIPALEAIQKYRITHALIVPPIVVTLLNSKNVPNYDLTSLKTVVSGAAPLGGEIADAFAKLIPGVIMLQAYGNTETSPVVMTAHAHEFAETPGSVATCGKLLPTYQARVVSESGADVGINERGELWVRGPTIMKGYLNNPEATAKAIVHGGWYRTGDVVVVNQGGWYEVVDRVKELIKYKGFQVPPAELEALLLQHPEVVDVGVIGIYDKSQATELPRAYLVTRDKLDARREAALGKHVAEWVAGRVANHKKLRGGVRIIEAIPKSASGKILRKELRVLAEAEPKVEGRSRL
- a CDS encoding uncharacterized protein (to TIGR gene model, INSD accession), with the protein product MGKSSSDGMSPSDGQKAYQADVKVTEDQPGVIQDAVFGEITEGGPNFRGVGLGGTFVLMTKANVGLGILQIPFVFMTIGLIPGIILLVAMAILVMWTATYIQGFKLNHPQVYGYADIGEVLFGRVGREVFSAVFVINFVFVSASAIVAVSTALNAVSMHGTCTAVFIAASAVVGWMLTSIKTLGNITWLGWVGMVSILASVLTLTVAVGVNDRPAAAPQTGPWDKDFKLFESATAVGGISAITNVLYAYAATPTYWGIISEMRDPRMHNRMMAISVTLCAALYIVIGSVVYWFCGKHVSSPALGSAGVLLKRICYGLAIPALLVSLCIYAHMAAKFLFVRILQGTKHISQPTKRHWITWFGCTTTVVGVAYILGSAIPTFGAIVGLIGSLFTPQTTIIVFPLIWWHDHWRYTPKDQRSYRMLAVNVFILVAGIFFVVGGMYAAVTDLIKTGSTNGPWTCADNSGSVPAA
- the SOD1 gene encoding uncharacterized protein (oxidoreductase activity, acting on superoxide radicals as acceptor), whose translation is MLAPLLALLAIPATFAGYACTDTTKAMVSLKGPGPGNGTVYFTQQAGSDEVHITGELNAFTPGKHGFHIHTSGDIYTDGCASTGGHYNPFNRTHGAPTDRIRHVGDLGNVEVDDSGHAKIDFTDRVITLCGRRTILGRGVVVHSGADDLGRGGFADSKTTGHAGNRTACGVIATVDATK